The Penaeus vannamei isolate JL-2024 chromosome 39, ASM4276789v1, whole genome shotgun sequence genome window below encodes:
- the LOC113826241 gene encoding hemocyte protein-glutamine gamma-glutamyltransferase isoform X1, whose protein sequence is MAMVMHALKLQVSLCKQQASKTGRKVSSAVKLLDVKGEEPFLCDISLCDNTQHPEANMSRTGIMSRNRNGSDYNNWLNSLRADYSRSFSRRRRDEAETEKPPSSANTVERTHWYIKDNAKNHKTIKYDLVHDETEPKPILRRGQTFYLALRFKENYDVKKDRVLLHFNFGHKPSVQKGTKAIIPVENDKFTKTKDDWDCRIDPGTRARDLVLQVYIPASAMVGIWRLEVRCGLQDTTQGHGQNVYTDETDCYVLFNPWCKDDNVYLDDDDKREEYVINDKGKVYVGPFSRARGRPWVFGQFDDVALPVAVYILELSRIADSERGNPVRVVRGISAGVNDSDEGGILEGRWDGEYGDGVAPYKWTGSVRILEEYVKNGYKPVKYGQCWVFSALVTTVCRSLGIPCRSVTNFVSAHDTNSSLTIDKFFTSDGEELEGGPDGENWDSIWNFHVWNDVWMARPDLPPGYGGWQAIDATPQEESELKMQCGPVSLEAVRRGDIGLSYDAPFVFAEVNADVMHWAEDPESDWGWSRMKMNKYHVGRSILTKACGKDDDFGDTDREELLDSYKNPENSVAERLAIHNAVRGCRRAQQYYEYKPGQKDDVSFDLIDIDKITVGQEFKVQVMVRNDSDETRNISAYLTARSVYYTGISASLIKKAEGKFTLGPKQQQEIALTVAYSEYWKKMVEHCMMKIYAICRVQETGQTWSDEDDFSVEKPKLDIQVASQPKVRVACEATFSFKNPLDMPLTDCHLSVDGAGLMRPRAIDINTEVPAHGEFTYTLRFLPRIHGERKIVASFTSKEIFDINGVKTVNVQKRD, encoded by the exons AGGAATCATGTCTCGCAACCGCAACGGATCTGACTACAACAACTGGCTGAACAGTCTACGGGCTGACTACTCCCGCAGCTTCAGTCGACGCAGACGAGACGAAGCCGAGACCGAGAAAC CTCCTTCTTCCGCCAACACCGTCGAGCGCACTCACTGGTACATCAAGGACAATGCCAAGAACCACAAGACCATCAAGTACGACCTTGTGCACGACGAGACGGAGCCCAAGCCCATCCTCCGCCGTGGCCAGACCTTCTACCTGGCCCTCAGGTTCAAGGAGAACTACGACGTGAAGAAGGATCGCGTTCTCTTGCACTTCAACTTCG GCCACAAGCCCTCGGTCCAGAAGGGCACCAAGGCCATCATCCCCGTGGAGAACGACAAGTTCACCAAGACCAAGGACGACTGGGACTGCCGCATCGACCCCGGCACCCGCGCCCGTGATCTCGTCCTCCAG GTGTACATCCCCGCCTCCGCAATGGTGGGGATCTGGAGGCTCGAAGTCCGCTGTGGCCTCCAGGACACGACTCAGGGGCATGGCCAGAACGTCTACACTGACGAGACTGACTGCTACGTCCTCTTCAACCCCTGGTGCAAAG ATGACAACGTGTACCTCGATGACGACGATAAGCGCGAGGAGTATGTGATTAACGACAAGGGCAAGGTCTACGTCGGCCCCTTCAGCCGCGCGCGTGGACGACCCTGGGTCTTCGGCCAGTTCGACGACGTGGCTCTCCCCGTCGCCGTGTACATCCTCGAGTTGAGCCGCATTGCCGACAGCGAGCGCGGAAATCCCGTCCGCGTGGTGCGAGGCATCTCCGCTGGG GTCAACGATTCTGACGAGGGAGGCATCCTGGAGGGCCGCTGGGACGGCGAGTACGGAGATGGCGTGGCCCCCTACAAGTGGACTGGCAGCGTGAGGATTCTGGAGGAGTATGTAAAGAATGGCTACAAGCCTGTCAAGTACGGCCAGTGCTGGGTCTTCTCTGCTCTCGTTACCACAG TGTGCCGTTCCCTCGGCATCCCCTGCCGGTCCGTCACAAACTTCGTCTCTGCCCACGACACGAACTCCTCCTTGACCATCGACAAATTCTTCACTTCCGACGGCGAGGAGCTTGAGGGCGGCCCCGACGGCGAGAACTGGGACTCCATCTGGAACTTCCACGTGTGGAATGACGTGTGGATGGCCCGCCCTGACCTCCCTCCCGGCTACGGTGGATGGCAGGCGATCGACGCGACGCCGCAggaggagagcgagt TGAAGATGCAGTGCGGCCCCGTGTCCCTGGAGGCCGTGAGGAGAGGAGACATCGGCCTGAGCTACGACGCGCCCTTCGTGTTCGCCGAAGTCAACGCCGACGTCATGCACTGGGCGGAGGACCCAGAGAGCGACTGGGGTTGGAGCAGGATGAAGATGAACAAGTACCACGTCGGCCGATCG ATCCTGACGAAGGCCTGCGGAAAGGACGACGACTTCGGCGACACGGACCGCGAGGAGCTCCTCGACAGCTACAAGAACCCTGAGAACTCGGTGGCGGAGCGGCTGGCCATCCACAACGCCGTCCGGGGATGCCGTCGGGCTCAGCAGTACTACGAGTACAAGCCCGGACAGAAGGACGATGTCTCCTTCGACCTCATTGACATCGACAAGATCACCGTCGGGCAGGAGTTCAAGGTTCAG GTGATGGTCCGCAATGACTCCGACGAAACAAGAAACATCAGCGCCTACCTGACGGCTCGCTCTGTCTACTACACCGGCATCAGCGCTTCCCTCATTAAGAAAGCTGAGGGCAAGTTCACGCTGGGTCCCAAACAGCAGCAG GAGATAGCCCTGACAGTGGCATACAGTGAGTACTGGAAGAAGATGGTGGAGCACTGCATGATGAAGATCTATGCCATCTGTCGCGTCCAGGAAACTGGCCAGACCTGGAGTGACGAGGACGACTTCTCGGTGGAGAAACCCAAGCTTGACATCCAG gtTGCCTCACAGCCAAAGGTCCGTGTGGCCTGCGAAGCGACCTTCTCCTTCAAGAACCCGCTGGACATGCCTCTGACCGACTGCCACCTGAGTGTGGACGGAGCCGGTCTCATGCGTCCGAGGGCCATCGATATCAACAC CGAGGTGCCGGCCCACGGAGAGTTCACATACACCTTGAGGTTCCTGCCGCGCATCCACGGAGAGAGGAAGATCGTCGCCTCGTTCACATCCAAGGAAATCTTCGACATCAACGGCGTGAAAACTGTTAATGTCCAGAAGCGAGactag
- the LOC113826241 gene encoding hemocyte protein-glutamine gamma-glutamyltransferase isoform X2: protein MASSESPAPEDSSYFGLYNFGLGKTAAAMLDNFARYVPKRPHPGIMSRNRNGSDYNNWLNSLRADYSRSFSRRRRDEAETEKPPSSANTVERTHWYIKDNAKNHKTIKYDLVHDETEPKPILRRGQTFYLALRFKENYDVKKDRVLLHFNFGHKPSVQKGTKAIIPVENDKFTKTKDDWDCRIDPGTRARDLVLQVYIPASAMVGIWRLEVRCGLQDTTQGHGQNVYTDETDCYVLFNPWCKDDNVYLDDDDKREEYVINDKGKVYVGPFSRARGRPWVFGQFDDVALPVAVYILELSRIADSERGNPVRVVRGISAGVNDSDEGGILEGRWDGEYGDGVAPYKWTGSVRILEEYVKNGYKPVKYGQCWVFSALVTTVCRSLGIPCRSVTNFVSAHDTNSSLTIDKFFTSDGEELEGGPDGENWDSIWNFHVWNDVWMARPDLPPGYGGWQAIDATPQEESELKMQCGPVSLEAVRRGDIGLSYDAPFVFAEVNADVMHWAEDPESDWGWSRMKMNKYHVGRSILTKACGKDDDFGDTDREELLDSYKNPENSVAERLAIHNAVRGCRRAQQYYEYKPGQKDDVSFDLIDIDKITVGQEFKVQVMVRNDSDETRNISAYLTARSVYYTGISASLIKKAEGKFTLGPKQQQEIALTVAYSEYWKKMVEHCMMKIYAICRVQETGQTWSDEDDFSVEKPKLDIQVASQPKVRVACEATFSFKNPLDMPLTDCHLSVDGAGLMRPRAIDINTEVPAHGEFTYTLRFLPRIHGERKIVASFTSKEIFDINGVKTVNVQKRD, encoded by the exons AGGAATCATGTCTCGCAACCGCAACGGATCTGACTACAACAACTGGCTGAACAGTCTACGGGCTGACTACTCCCGCAGCTTCAGTCGACGCAGACGAGACGAAGCCGAGACCGAGAAAC CTCCTTCTTCCGCCAACACCGTCGAGCGCACTCACTGGTACATCAAGGACAATGCCAAGAACCACAAGACCATCAAGTACGACCTTGTGCACGACGAGACGGAGCCCAAGCCCATCCTCCGCCGTGGCCAGACCTTCTACCTGGCCCTCAGGTTCAAGGAGAACTACGACGTGAAGAAGGATCGCGTTCTCTTGCACTTCAACTTCG GCCACAAGCCCTCGGTCCAGAAGGGCACCAAGGCCATCATCCCCGTGGAGAACGACAAGTTCACCAAGACCAAGGACGACTGGGACTGCCGCATCGACCCCGGCACCCGCGCCCGTGATCTCGTCCTCCAG GTGTACATCCCCGCCTCCGCAATGGTGGGGATCTGGAGGCTCGAAGTCCGCTGTGGCCTCCAGGACACGACTCAGGGGCATGGCCAGAACGTCTACACTGACGAGACTGACTGCTACGTCCTCTTCAACCCCTGGTGCAAAG ATGACAACGTGTACCTCGATGACGACGATAAGCGCGAGGAGTATGTGATTAACGACAAGGGCAAGGTCTACGTCGGCCCCTTCAGCCGCGCGCGTGGACGACCCTGGGTCTTCGGCCAGTTCGACGACGTGGCTCTCCCCGTCGCCGTGTACATCCTCGAGTTGAGCCGCATTGCCGACAGCGAGCGCGGAAATCCCGTCCGCGTGGTGCGAGGCATCTCCGCTGGG GTCAACGATTCTGACGAGGGAGGCATCCTGGAGGGCCGCTGGGACGGCGAGTACGGAGATGGCGTGGCCCCCTACAAGTGGACTGGCAGCGTGAGGATTCTGGAGGAGTATGTAAAGAATGGCTACAAGCCTGTCAAGTACGGCCAGTGCTGGGTCTTCTCTGCTCTCGTTACCACAG TGTGCCGTTCCCTCGGCATCCCCTGCCGGTCCGTCACAAACTTCGTCTCTGCCCACGACACGAACTCCTCCTTGACCATCGACAAATTCTTCACTTCCGACGGCGAGGAGCTTGAGGGCGGCCCCGACGGCGAGAACTGGGACTCCATCTGGAACTTCCACGTGTGGAATGACGTGTGGATGGCCCGCCCTGACCTCCCTCCCGGCTACGGTGGATGGCAGGCGATCGACGCGACGCCGCAggaggagagcgagt TGAAGATGCAGTGCGGCCCCGTGTCCCTGGAGGCCGTGAGGAGAGGAGACATCGGCCTGAGCTACGACGCGCCCTTCGTGTTCGCCGAAGTCAACGCCGACGTCATGCACTGGGCGGAGGACCCAGAGAGCGACTGGGGTTGGAGCAGGATGAAGATGAACAAGTACCACGTCGGCCGATCG ATCCTGACGAAGGCCTGCGGAAAGGACGACGACTTCGGCGACACGGACCGCGAGGAGCTCCTCGACAGCTACAAGAACCCTGAGAACTCGGTGGCGGAGCGGCTGGCCATCCACAACGCCGTCCGGGGATGCCGTCGGGCTCAGCAGTACTACGAGTACAAGCCCGGACAGAAGGACGATGTCTCCTTCGACCTCATTGACATCGACAAGATCACCGTCGGGCAGGAGTTCAAGGTTCAG GTGATGGTCCGCAATGACTCCGACGAAACAAGAAACATCAGCGCCTACCTGACGGCTCGCTCTGTCTACTACACCGGCATCAGCGCTTCCCTCATTAAGAAAGCTGAGGGCAAGTTCACGCTGGGTCCCAAACAGCAGCAG GAGATAGCCCTGACAGTGGCATACAGTGAGTACTGGAAGAAGATGGTGGAGCACTGCATGATGAAGATCTATGCCATCTGTCGCGTCCAGGAAACTGGCCAGACCTGGAGTGACGAGGACGACTTCTCGGTGGAGAAACCCAAGCTTGACATCCAG gtTGCCTCACAGCCAAAGGTCCGTGTGGCCTGCGAAGCGACCTTCTCCTTCAAGAACCCGCTGGACATGCCTCTGACCGACTGCCACCTGAGTGTGGACGGAGCCGGTCTCATGCGTCCGAGGGCCATCGATATCAACAC CGAGGTGCCGGCCCACGGAGAGTTCACATACACCTTGAGGTTCCTGCCGCGCATCCACGGAGAGAGGAAGATCGTCGCCTCGTTCACATCCAAGGAAATCTTCGACATCAACGGCGTGAAAACTGTTAATGTCCAGAAGCGAGactag
- the LOC113826241 gene encoding hemocyte protein-glutamine gamma-glutamyltransferase isoform X3, with protein sequence MSRNRNGSDYNNWLNSLRADYSRSFSRRRRDEAETEKPPSSANTVERTHWYIKDNAKNHKTIKYDLVHDETEPKPILRRGQTFYLALRFKENYDVKKDRVLLHFNFGHKPSVQKGTKAIIPVENDKFTKTKDDWDCRIDPGTRARDLVLQVYIPASAMVGIWRLEVRCGLQDTTQGHGQNVYTDETDCYVLFNPWCKDDNVYLDDDDKREEYVINDKGKVYVGPFSRARGRPWVFGQFDDVALPVAVYILELSRIADSERGNPVRVVRGISAGVNDSDEGGILEGRWDGEYGDGVAPYKWTGSVRILEEYVKNGYKPVKYGQCWVFSALVTTVCRSLGIPCRSVTNFVSAHDTNSSLTIDKFFTSDGEELEGGPDGENWDSIWNFHVWNDVWMARPDLPPGYGGWQAIDATPQEESELKMQCGPVSLEAVRRGDIGLSYDAPFVFAEVNADVMHWAEDPESDWGWSRMKMNKYHVGRSILTKACGKDDDFGDTDREELLDSYKNPENSVAERLAIHNAVRGCRRAQQYYEYKPGQKDDVSFDLIDIDKITVGQEFKVQVMVRNDSDETRNISAYLTARSVYYTGISASLIKKAEGKFTLGPKQQQEIALTVAYSEYWKKMVEHCMMKIYAICRVQETGQTWSDEDDFSVEKPKLDIQVASQPKVRVACEATFSFKNPLDMPLTDCHLSVDGAGLMRPRAIDINTEVPAHGEFTYTLRFLPRIHGERKIVASFTSKEIFDINGVKTVNVQKRD encoded by the exons ATGTCTCGCAACCGCAACGGATCTGACTACAACAACTGGCTGAACAGTCTACGGGCTGACTACTCCCGCAGCTTCAGTCGACGCAGACGAGACGAAGCCGAGACCGAGAAAC CTCCTTCTTCCGCCAACACCGTCGAGCGCACTCACTGGTACATCAAGGACAATGCCAAGAACCACAAGACCATCAAGTACGACCTTGTGCACGACGAGACGGAGCCCAAGCCCATCCTCCGCCGTGGCCAGACCTTCTACCTGGCCCTCAGGTTCAAGGAGAACTACGACGTGAAGAAGGATCGCGTTCTCTTGCACTTCAACTTCG GCCACAAGCCCTCGGTCCAGAAGGGCACCAAGGCCATCATCCCCGTGGAGAACGACAAGTTCACCAAGACCAAGGACGACTGGGACTGCCGCATCGACCCCGGCACCCGCGCCCGTGATCTCGTCCTCCAG GTGTACATCCCCGCCTCCGCAATGGTGGGGATCTGGAGGCTCGAAGTCCGCTGTGGCCTCCAGGACACGACTCAGGGGCATGGCCAGAACGTCTACACTGACGAGACTGACTGCTACGTCCTCTTCAACCCCTGGTGCAAAG ATGACAACGTGTACCTCGATGACGACGATAAGCGCGAGGAGTATGTGATTAACGACAAGGGCAAGGTCTACGTCGGCCCCTTCAGCCGCGCGCGTGGACGACCCTGGGTCTTCGGCCAGTTCGACGACGTGGCTCTCCCCGTCGCCGTGTACATCCTCGAGTTGAGCCGCATTGCCGACAGCGAGCGCGGAAATCCCGTCCGCGTGGTGCGAGGCATCTCCGCTGGG GTCAACGATTCTGACGAGGGAGGCATCCTGGAGGGCCGCTGGGACGGCGAGTACGGAGATGGCGTGGCCCCCTACAAGTGGACTGGCAGCGTGAGGATTCTGGAGGAGTATGTAAAGAATGGCTACAAGCCTGTCAAGTACGGCCAGTGCTGGGTCTTCTCTGCTCTCGTTACCACAG TGTGCCGTTCCCTCGGCATCCCCTGCCGGTCCGTCACAAACTTCGTCTCTGCCCACGACACGAACTCCTCCTTGACCATCGACAAATTCTTCACTTCCGACGGCGAGGAGCTTGAGGGCGGCCCCGACGGCGAGAACTGGGACTCCATCTGGAACTTCCACGTGTGGAATGACGTGTGGATGGCCCGCCCTGACCTCCCTCCCGGCTACGGTGGATGGCAGGCGATCGACGCGACGCCGCAggaggagagcgagt TGAAGATGCAGTGCGGCCCCGTGTCCCTGGAGGCCGTGAGGAGAGGAGACATCGGCCTGAGCTACGACGCGCCCTTCGTGTTCGCCGAAGTCAACGCCGACGTCATGCACTGGGCGGAGGACCCAGAGAGCGACTGGGGTTGGAGCAGGATGAAGATGAACAAGTACCACGTCGGCCGATCG ATCCTGACGAAGGCCTGCGGAAAGGACGACGACTTCGGCGACACGGACCGCGAGGAGCTCCTCGACAGCTACAAGAACCCTGAGAACTCGGTGGCGGAGCGGCTGGCCATCCACAACGCCGTCCGGGGATGCCGTCGGGCTCAGCAGTACTACGAGTACAAGCCCGGACAGAAGGACGATGTCTCCTTCGACCTCATTGACATCGACAAGATCACCGTCGGGCAGGAGTTCAAGGTTCAG GTGATGGTCCGCAATGACTCCGACGAAACAAGAAACATCAGCGCCTACCTGACGGCTCGCTCTGTCTACTACACCGGCATCAGCGCTTCCCTCATTAAGAAAGCTGAGGGCAAGTTCACGCTGGGTCCCAAACAGCAGCAG GAGATAGCCCTGACAGTGGCATACAGTGAGTACTGGAAGAAGATGGTGGAGCACTGCATGATGAAGATCTATGCCATCTGTCGCGTCCAGGAAACTGGCCAGACCTGGAGTGACGAGGACGACTTCTCGGTGGAGAAACCCAAGCTTGACATCCAG gtTGCCTCACAGCCAAAGGTCCGTGTGGCCTGCGAAGCGACCTTCTCCTTCAAGAACCCGCTGGACATGCCTCTGACCGACTGCCACCTGAGTGTGGACGGAGCCGGTCTCATGCGTCCGAGGGCCATCGATATCAACAC CGAGGTGCCGGCCCACGGAGAGTTCACATACACCTTGAGGTTCCTGCCGCGCATCCACGGAGAGAGGAAGATCGTCGCCTCGTTCACATCCAAGGAAATCTTCGACATCAACGGCGTGAAAACTGTTAATGTCCAGAAGCGAGactag